A region of the Mangifera indica cultivar Alphonso chromosome 10, CATAS_Mindica_2.1, whole genome shotgun sequence genome:
GGCTTGAGCTCAACCAACTCCCCTTAAACCAGTTAACCTCGAGGTTGGCTAAAGTAGCAAGTTGAACTTGGGCTTAGTCTCAGCTTGATAATGTGGTTGagctaaaatcaattaaaaaaatgttgttttgatgtatagtgatcaaaacaacattattttagttgattcaaattgaacatTTCTAAGCTCACGAGGTGAGTTGAACAcctttcaaactcaaactcgacaTTATAAAACCCTTAGCTCGAGTTAAAGCTCAAActtttttaagtcaaacttgttttaaactcatttgagacaaactaataaaaaaactctaattaGATAAGCTCAAATCCACCCTTACCAACTAAATTAGATTACTCCTTAATGCTTACATTAATTCCAAGGTTTTAGGATCTAAACTGGAATTAGGGTTAACAATTAGATCAAGGTGGATGTCGTCAAAGATGTTGAGCCTAAACTAGCTCAAgttgaatttaatctaaattcaaACTGGTTAGAAATGTCATCATAAAATtgcaaaatgaataaataaagttattgaCAGAATAAATAGTCTTATGTACAAGATGAGTAATATCACTGAAGGAggatttaagtcaaactcaagtcgAGATgtcaaactaaaactttagCTCAAATTTTGTTCGAATTAAACCGAACACCAATTTAAATTGAGCTAATTTGGTTTCAAGTCCACTCTTAATTCTAAATGTTCTTTTAACTAAAACAGAACATAAAGGacctaaaaaatttcaataaaattatgagcaCACACACTTTTGAGTTATAGTTAAATAAGTAGATGatttgttatcatgtgattgaataattttaaattaaaaataaattatatattatctataccCAATTATATACCACCATAGCTAGAGATGACAATTGGACCTACAAAATTGGGTCTTTGCCTCACCCTCCCCGAATGAGGTGGAGATttctcaataaaaataaaaatagagacTAAGATGACTAAAATCCCTGCAATAGGGGATGAGAATAAATATATCTCTAACACGTTTCCTCTCCTACATATTTTCTAAagcatatatattaaattaactttaaaattttttaattatctccaaatatatttaaacatctaacaaatatttcattatttttctaactAGAATGGGAAAGTGTGGGTAATTTTCCCAAAAAGGGAAGGGGAATGAAATTTTCCCCAAAGGGAGGGCATTCCCTATGATTTCGTATAAAAAAGGGGATAAAAATTGGGAAAGGTTTTCTTTAAAGAACAGAGACagagattaaaatatttgaccCTTGCTTGTGTCATTGCCATCTCAACTTAGCTCCATCAATTTTCCCTTTCAGTAAATTTGCAGACATAACAtgtaaaataggccaaaggacttattcgtTGACGATGACATCGAGGAGGATGGAAAGGAGCATAGTCAAAAGAAAGAGACATAGGAGAGGAAGAGACATAGTCTGGAGATCACCGATAGCCActgaaaaattcaatctaaaagtttggaaaccctagaagggaaaatgttatttttgaaaacttgggttgggagaaatagttagtttttagggtttgaggggaaaacaaaatcaaatttaagcttatttttaatattacaaataaaataacaattttattcttaaaaccattaattttaaccattcgTGGATAGATAAAtaggatttttaaagttaacaagaGAACACTTAAGaaatcaacatactttgggtagaAACTAGTCCTTTGGCCCATAAAATAAATCAGTCTTGTTTTTCTTACTCAGAAAGGCAAAAAGGACTGTCAATCCTAAACCCACTCCTTTCACTTCTAAAGTCCtaattccttcatttttcttcatatatataggataactttgaaaattcttctttatcacatattttttaatatccatGGTGGGGTGTAAttgtcaattttgaaaatattgatggtcaagtaaattttaaatatttcaaatttttttcaaaaaattcagTTTACCTCCAAAcatatattacatgtcattggcactatctatatttgtatcaataattttttattgagggtaaagtgttatttagtttaaagttttttgtcattaattttataaaaaataagctgaatttgttaaaaatttaatagatagataggaaattgactttttttaacttaaacggatgaaaattggttgtttcatcaaacctttggtgggaattggttatttgacaaaaatttttgaCAAGATTAAAAAGCTAAAAGgcttgaattttcatatttcataaaactcaataagtttaaaaaatgagtttcgACTACCATAATTAACATAATACATATAggtaaaactcaataagtttaaaaaatgagttttgaCTACCAGAATTaacataatacatatatataaatcgatATAAGCATATTTCAACATAAGCTTGTTCCAACTAATGGCTAGATTCGAGTTTGGGCCAACTCAAGTTTGGATCGACTTGAAAAGTCAAGCTCAATCCTTGGCTCGAGCTTAACAAACTCTCCTTAAACTAATTCGAATTCGATTCGGTTTAAAAtgaattgagcttgagtttaaCTATGGTGTCAAACTAAGCTTAAGTTTGGGTTAGGCTCGAAACTATAGCTAAATCAAAATTAGTCAAAACAACATCTTTTGAATAcgtattgatcaaaacgacttcgttttaattatttcaaattaaactttctaAAGCTCATGagtttaatgaattaaacaccttttaaattcaagttcaacaaCATAAAACCcttaaactcgagctcaagctcaagtttacctaaattaaatttatttcaagctTGTTTGAATTAAGCTGATAAACAAATTCGAGCCAATTTTGATAGATTTACCCCTAAGGGAGCGTTTGGtttaagtaatgttttattattaaaatagaaagattaccttgaagatagattatttagaagattactgggtataaatgattactatgtttgataaaatttgataggtataaataattattgtatttggttaaagataataaaatattactagtaaattattttacttaaatgtccttgaatataattatttttaaatattttttatattatatatcatattaattaaaaataattttatttttatctcaaaaaattaataaataataatataattatagtaaaattaagattactttgttaatctttaaatatctaagctGAATGTGATAACAGTCACGttagtattgataataaaatattactgtaatattttattactgacaaaccaaacaagagaataaaagatagattatcaagataatttttgaTAActtaaaccaaacgccccttaatGTTTACAGAAATTCCAAGGTTTTAGAACCTAAACCGGTCTCAGGGTTAACAATTGGATCGGAATGGAACGTATTCCAACCTCTGGAAGTCTCCAATTCTTGGTCAACCATGGGGCTGATGTCAACAAAAAGTTGATTCTTCTTTTAAAAGGCCAGATTGCTGTCTTGATGGAAAGTTGGTTACTTTTTAacatatctttttatattttataaaaaaaagccAATTGACTAAGTCCCattaaggtatagtgaaaacttgtaattttagttaatttttaaaattttaaatacttatttatctattaattttggttattatagttaaagataaaattataatataaaaatttttatttaaacaaagaaatattagttttttctccttaattttaaaaactaataatatctttctaactcaaactttgaaacattgtaTTTAGACCCccaaaaacttcatttcatctttCCTACAATTGTTTTTCTTGCCATTTCTCTCCGATGGCATTTTCTCTCCCTCGATGGTGGTTTTTCACACAGAAACTATCgaaaatccaatcaaaatggCCAAATTTTCTTACATAGATTTGTGCAAAAATCACATAGATCCATGTGATGATTTGTGCGTCTGTGAACAGATCTATCGAACGTTGTCATATAGATGTGGGTGTCATCCATGTGATGCCGTTAGACAATGCATTAATTATAGCACGAATTTTGTGTGATTTTTGCATAgatttgtgtgaaaatttaatcattttgatCAGATTTTCAGtgatttttatgtcaaaaaaccACTATGAAAGGAGGAGAGATGCTATCGGAGAGAAATATCAGAAAGAACGGCCGTCAaaaagatgaaatgaagtttttggGATACATTTAGGTGTGCTCACGTTGATTAAAATAACATGTTGAATTCTTACGTTGGTCCGTAAATTTTCCCTTTCTGTAAATTTGATGACAAAACAAGGAAAAAAGTTATGTCTTGTCTCTCTTACTCAGAAAGGCAATTACCGAATGCTCAAAAAATGAGGAGTGTCAATCCTTAATCCACTCCATTCAATTCTGAACTCCCGATTCTTTTGCCTTTctctacatatatacatacataaatatacgtgtgtgtgtatatatatagggtaGCTTTGAAGAGTCTTCTTTatcacatattttttaatatacatacatagccattaacatattatatatcttCATGCATTTGTTGAACTGATTTTGCTTCAAGTTTGCGGTGAAAATGGGGAGATTTTCTTTGTGGGTTCTTGTTTTTGCGTTGGTTTTTGTTGAGTTTCTGGTGGGAATAAGATGTGGAAATGTAGAAGATGTAAAGGTTTGGCCTTTGCCGTATTCTGTAAGCCATGGCCATAAAAACATGTACATGAGTGGAGATTTCAAGTTTTCGAGTCACGGAAGCAAGTACAGTGACGCTTCTGGGATTTTTAAAGATGGGTTCTCTCGGTTTATTGAGCTTTTAAATGTGTCTCATGTTGTTGATGGTAATGTTTCCAAGTATGATAATTCCTCCATTCTTGTGGGCTTGAATGTAGTCATTTTAACCGACCATGATGAGGTATGCTTTGGTTTGttcaattctctctctctttttttttcttttacttttatttgCAATTTGATGCTGAATGTTACATGTTCTTGTTTGTTGTTTGTGGtggtttttaattcaattttggcTTTAATGCTACAGGATCAGTgctcttcttttgtttgattgtttgattCTTCAATAAGATTTCATTCAGTTTGTCTTGGAAGCTGGATGATTGATGTTCTTTCCTGATAAGATTATTCTACTTTGCAGTTACAATATGGGGTTGATGAGTCTTATAGGTTGTCTGTTCCATCTCCTGAGAAGCCGGCGTATGCACAAATTGAGGTAGGCTCGGGCAACCATCCTTTTTTCtgattcttaatttttaatgtgaAGTTGTGTTTTGGATTAGTTGTTGGCATGTGAGTTGTTAGAATTTTGTTGGTGGAAATTTGTTGACTTATAATAGCCATGAATGTATCAAGAAATTTGACAAGAATATGAgaagtataaaataattatctttacATGTTGACGGTAAGTCTTTATCACAAAATTGAAGCCTGAATAGTTCTATGCTTTTTGGGGTGACTTCTTCAAGGTATTTATGTTTAAAGAATGATGTCTATATGTCTTAACCAAATCATTGTGTGGACCATGATAGATTAAATACATTATATTATGATCCTAAGTGCAAGATATGAGACTTAGATCTCATATCGAAAAACATGAGTTTTTGGTGTGGGATTCTAGTCTcaacaactaattttttaagtgTGATTCTTTTAAGATTCGTATCACATTATAAGACAACATTAATCTAAATTGTTGGTTCATCTAATGTTgctattttgttgaatttggattGCACTCGATAAATGTTCTCCAACTCTATGTTGGATTTGCATTGTGAAATGCATAAGTGAAGTTTGTTAAGAATAAAGTGTTCATCATCATGTTTGGCGATTTCTTTTTGGATGGTTCTTAACCTGtgaaatttcttcaaattagcTTTTTTAGCAGAATAAATTGGTTAAATGGTTTTTTAGCTACACCAATACGGTTTGGACCATCTCTGTTCATTATGAATGAATAAGACATTTGCCTGTCATCTTAATTCTATGATTGAATACGAACTTTTATGAGAAATTACTGCTGCAGGCAACCTTAGATACGTATGTCTATGATGCATAGTTGGTGGTGCAAGATGAATGCTGAGCATCTATCATTTGTCTGTGCATTTGGCATGATGTAAAATACagaaatatatcaattttcaactttctgatcatattaaatttattatgaaacatTGCAGGCACAGACTGTTTATGGGGCTTTACATGCTCTTCAGGTTAGGTGCTATCATTCACAGCACATTATCATTGATGCTTTGCAGGTTTAAACAGACTACTTAGTTCTTAAAGTACTTGTATTTGCATGAAATGTCACAGACCTTGAGCCAAATATGCCAATTCAACTTCACATCCAGGATAATAGAAGTTCCAATGACACCATGGACCATTTCTGATAAACCAAGGTTCCCTTTTCGAGGGCTCTTAATCGGTAAGAGGCTTTTTCATGCTTGCTTTATTGCATCTTTCAGTAATTATTGTCATTTTCAGCTTATGtacaattttgtatattaaagaCTATTTAAATCATCTATAATAATTGATATGTCCTAAACACAAATAACTACTTCTGCAGATAATTATCACAGCAGCATTCAACTAGTTAGGAATAAAGGTTATTTGGCTTAGAAATTTTGTTTTCCAAAATGAATTTGTTTATCTGATTATTTCAAATTGCTGCAGATACATCTCGTCATTATCAACCTGTTTCAGTGATTAAGAGTGTTATTGATTCTATGGCCTACTCAAAGCTGGTATGTGAGTTGGAACTGTCAAGGCTACTATTAAGAAATGGTTGATATCTTTATTCCATTAACACTTGGTTCAAAAGCTTAGCTTTtgcaaattaatatatatgcaGTATTACCTCTTGCGTTCATGCAGAATGTTTTGCACTGGCACATTGTAGATACACAATCCTTTCCTTTGGAGATACCTTCATATCCAAAACTTTGGGATGGTGCATATTCAGATTCTGAAAGATATACAATGACTGATGCAGCTGAGATTGTGAGGCAAGTGATCACCACCTTGTTTGCACCACTTATTTTATGCTAGTTAAGTCGCCTCTAACATATTGATAATCAATTTTTTGCAGTTATGCTAGAAAACGAGGAATCAATGTATTGGCTGAAATAGACGTTCCAGGACATGCTTCCTCTTGGTACTAACATGTCAATTCTCACTACAGTGTTTTAACTATTTTAGAAGATATGCATTTCGTTCAAACATATTCTTCTGTGCAGTAGATTAAACAGCAAGCTTTTGATTGATAATGATCGTACAGgaattatatttcttatatttccATTTTAAATCTGTTAAAGTTACCAACTGATCCAACTGCTTAAGCTAATAGTAAAGTACCCAACATTAATATGTAAGCTGCAGTGCAAATTGTTGAAGTGTTGACACTCCAAAGAACATGTTAGTAGAAGTATCAGAGATAGTTGCCGGGTGCTGGCATCCAACACACATGGGTTTGCAAAGAAGCAAAAGGAGAATACTATCTATGTTGCTCTTGGAACTATAATTAGCTCTGcttaaattattaacaaatatgagCAGCTCTAATATCTACATTTTCATTCTTTGGTGTTGCTCATCATGGTATGCAAAGAAGCTTTTGCAATTTTCCTTGCATTAAGTTTTGTGCGTAACTTATAGCTTTAATTTTTAGGGGAGTTGGCTATCCTTCTTTGTGGCCATCAAATGACTGTCAACAGCCACTGGATATCAGTAATGAATTTACATTCAAAGTGATAGATGGAATACTTTCAGGTAATGTCACCACTTCTTTCAAAATGGTAGCATCATGTCATAAAAATGTGTTAGGGACCCGGAAAACTAATGGATAAGAGTGGATATTCCTTTACATACAAAACAGTAACAAAACAGATAATGAACAATTAACGTTTTCTCCTCCGTTGTTTAGCTTTTGAGAAGCCAAAATCTCTCCCTAATTTGTCTAGCCAGTTGAGAGACTAAACTTTGTTCACTTCCATTGGCTTTCAAGAGGTTAGTTTTCTCCCTCAATCAACTAAAAGTTGCCCaaataaaacccaatttttcattGCCTCCTTCCTTTTGAAATCCCTTCTCCCCACTCTTATTCTTGCCGATAATTGCCTTCATAACTGCCCACTTCCCACCTAAATATGAGTCCTAACAAAATCTAAATTGAAGAATTTTTGTCACATTTTTtgttctataaataaatatgtttggCTTTacatcaaagaaaaaaagttatgaAAATGGTCTAATACTATTTGAACTATTATGTTTCAGATTTCAGGAAagtctttaaatttaaatttgtgcatTTGGGAGGTGATGAAGTCAATACaagtaagtttaaaattttacattcagGGCTTATAGATGAAGTATGGCGATCTGATAACTCATGTTGAATGCATTACTATTTGTTAGGTTGCTGGAAAACGACTTCTCATGTATCTAAATGGTAACAATCTCTAgatttttcctttcaaaataaacattatttattgTGACCAATTCATTCCTTAGAACTTTTTTGCATAAACCACAAAAAGGGTCTGTGCAGGTTGAAAAAGCAGGGGATAAGTGAATCCGAAGCGTATCAGTACTTTGTCTTGAAAGTTCAGAAAATAGCTCTTGCCCATGGATATGAGCTTGTTAATTGGTATGAATCTTTTGAACAGAGATTTATGATCAATGACATTGTTTTCACGTCTTATCCCTCATGAAGATGATGCATGACAGGGAGGAGACATTCAACAACTTCGGGGAAAAATTGAATCAGAAAACTGTGGTACACAACTGGTATGATCTACACTCAAATCCAACTGAAACGATCAGTCCCTCAGTTCCTTATATCAGAATGTCGTAGAATAACCtagtcatttaaaaaaaaaaatcgattgataaaatttgatgtCTTCCTAAAATCTTGT
Encoded here:
- the LOC123227415 gene encoding beta-hexosaminidase 3-like; protein product: MGRFSLWVLVFALVFVEFLVGIRCGNVEDVKVWPLPYSVSHGHKNMYMSGDFKFSSHGSKYSDASGIFKDGFSRFIELLNVSHVVDGNVSKYDNSSILVGLNVVILTDHDELQYGVDESYRLSVPSPEKPAYAQIEAQTVYGALHALQTLSQICQFNFTSRIIEVPMTPWTISDKPRFPFRGLLIDTSRHYQPVSVIKSVIDSMAYSKLNVLHWHIVDTQSFPLEIPSYPKLWDGAYSDSERYTMTDAAEIVSYARKRGINVLAEIDVPGHASSWGVGYPSLWPSNDCQQPLDISNEFTFKVIDGILSDFRKVFKFKFVHLGGDEVNTSCWKTTSHVSKWLKKQGISESEAYQYFVLKVQKIALAHGYELVNWEETFNNFGEKLNQKTVVHNWLGSSVAENVVKAGLRCIVSNQDKWYLDHLDTQWQQFYLNEPLTHITESSQQKLVIGGEVCMWGETVDTSDIQETIWPRAAAAAERMWTPYDKLANDTTRVTGRLAHFRCLLNQRGIAAAPVAADGRGTPSEPDSCFKQ